In a genomic window of Thermosynechococcus sp. CL-1:
- the thiO gene encoding glycine oxidase ThiO gives MILGDEQRDILIIGGGTMGLAIAIELALRGARPTVLSRQFREAALHAAAGMLAPQAEGLPAGAMWNLCTASRNLYPSWIDKLEQLTGMDAGYWPCGILAPVTDERQRDRAHPMEPDSCWLDASELGNYQPGFAESVLGAWWFPQDGQVNTRNLAKVLVSAARILGIEVIEGISVQRFQQTPQGEITALESDRGRWSAGIYILATGAWVQSLLPLPVTPRKGQMLALKPPGQPLLNYVIFGDQLYLVPRRSGKVVVGATSEDVGFQEGTTVAGLQALLNRATAVIPELASYEVIDTWWGYRPATPDDLPILGEGPATNLYLATGHYRNGILLAPITAKLMANLILHRTGDRHLKAFSWQRFQTPSATSA, from the coding sequence ATGATCCTTGGGGATGAGCAGCGAGACATTTTGATTATTGGTGGCGGCACCATGGGGCTGGCGATCGCCATCGAATTGGCATTGCGGGGGGCACGACCCACCGTTCTCAGCCGCCAGTTTCGGGAAGCAGCGCTCCATGCCGCAGCGGGAATGTTAGCCCCCCAAGCAGAAGGCTTGCCCGCAGGCGCCATGTGGAATTTGTGTACGGCAAGCCGCAATCTCTATCCCAGTTGGATTGATAAGCTTGAGCAACTGACGGGCATGGATGCGGGCTACTGGCCCTGTGGTATTTTGGCACCCGTGACCGATGAGCGGCAGCGCGATCGCGCCCACCCTATGGAACCCGACAGCTGCTGGCTCGATGCGTCTGAACTTGGGAACTATCAACCGGGCTTTGCGGAGAGTGTCCTAGGGGCTTGGTGGTTTCCCCAAGATGGGCAGGTGAATACCCGCAACTTGGCCAAGGTCTTGGTGAGTGCCGCTCGCATTCTAGGAATCGAAGTGATTGAGGGCATTAGTGTCCAGCGGTTTCAGCAAACCCCCCAAGGGGAGATTACAGCCTTGGAGAGCGATCGCGGGCGTTGGTCTGCGGGGATTTACATTCTGGCCACAGGCGCATGGGTACAAAGCCTACTTCCCCTACCCGTCACCCCCCGCAAGGGGCAAATGTTAGCCCTAAAACCGCCGGGGCAACCCCTACTGAACTATGTGATCTTTGGCGATCAACTCTATCTCGTGCCGCGTCGCTCTGGCAAAGTGGTGGTGGGTGCCACCAGTGAGGATGTGGGTTTCCAGGAGGGAACGACGGTTGCTGGCCTGCAAGCACTGCTGAATCGTGCCACCGCCGTTATTCCAGAGTTGGCCAGTTACGAGGTGATTGATACGTGGTGGGGCTATCGTCCAGCCACCCCCGATGATTTACCGATTTTGGGGGAAGGGCCAGCGACCAATCTTTACTTGGCAACGGGGCATTACCGTAATGGCATTTTGCTTGCCCCGATTACAGCGAAGCTGATGGCCAACTTGATTTTGCATCGGACGGGCGATCGCCACCTGAAAGCCTTTTCGTGGCAGCGATTTCAAACGCCGTCAGCAACCAGTGCCTAA
- the ubiE gene encoding bifunctional demethylmenaquinone methyltransferase/2-methoxy-6-polyprenyl-1,4-benzoquinol methylase UbiE: MTDIQALFERIAPLYDRLNDQLSFGLHHVWKQMAVDWLELPEGATALDLCCGTGDLTRVLARRVGRQGRVVGLDFAAAPLAIARQRSCHYPQIEWLQGDALAVPFADQTFQGITMGYGLRNVVDIPQALREMFRLLVPAGRAAILDFSHPQTPALQKFQQWYLQQWVVPTARQYGLAAEYDYLWPSIQAFPSPATLCDLIQNVGFQHVKHYPLLGGLMAITVAQK; this comes from the coding sequence ATGACCGATATCCAAGCCCTGTTTGAGCGCATTGCCCCCCTCTACGATCGCCTCAATGATCAACTGAGCTTTGGTCTTCACCATGTTTGGAAGCAAATGGCCGTGGACTGGCTCGAACTGCCTGAAGGCGCAACGGCTTTAGATCTCTGCTGTGGCACGGGGGATTTGACTCGTGTGCTGGCGCGGCGGGTGGGGCGGCAGGGGCGGGTGGTGGGGTTGGATTTTGCGGCAGCACCCTTGGCGATCGCCCGTCAACGCAGTTGCCATTACCCGCAAATTGAATGGCTTCAGGGGGATGCTTTGGCTGTGCCCTTTGCAGATCAAACCTTTCAAGGAATCACCATGGGCTATGGGCTGCGCAATGTCGTGGATATTCCCCAAGCCCTCAGGGAAATGTTTCGGCTGCTTGTCCCCGCTGGGCGGGCAGCCATTCTTGACTTTAGCCATCCCCAAACCCCCGCACTCCAGAAATTTCAGCAATGGTACTTGCAACAGTGGGTCGTGCCCACCGCGCGTCAGTATGGCTTGGCCGCAGAGTATGACTATTTGTGGCCGAGTATTCAGGCTTTCCCCAGCCCAGCCACCCTCTGTGATCTAATTCAAAACGTGGGTTTTCAGCACGTGAAACACTACCCTCTGCTGGGGGGACTCATGGCGATTACTGTTGCCCAAAAGTAA
- a CDS encoding cache domain-containing protein yields the protein MKNSARALSQRFSTAWQRLSLRWKFTLALALVALFPAVIITEALIQVSNHNFDRQLEQQLRSSLQDLQWEIDNLAYESRIQALLIANGMYVQHVGQPLTRMMNPSTIRDLLEEVDTTERPMNLMLVSDASGQVLAQQTMVLAKTGEALLDLTPETHSYYRLSSHQASSIAHLPMFQVARDRQQMISGLVLLSREQLQELGLAQQAKITLRPQPIATLPAKQRPAPVGTYPIADGNIGLLAFAAKPLYENNQFQGLILTGILLNNMPDLVDATTEWSTVDTVATIFAQDLRIATNVPYTDGQTRALGTRVAREVATQVLNQGKTFFGTTDILGSPYVTIYSPLQDFRQQLDLPHPPPIGIAFVGKSQAWIHTMTTQKRLVAFAITLGALLLASVWAYLTANAIVKPIQSLATSTRRVQAGDLTTLVQVHSLDEVGELANAFNAMMRQLRISFEELAQKNRSLEQIRDELLEANEQFEAVLNAVPGTISWINAEGIYKGVNRKLAETLNLPPEAFIGRPLGFLREDRELAAFMQEFVDSPDQFASRVISVKRNSQTAFYLVALQKYMQGTHTVAVGIDISDRIRAEEALRIAEENYRSIFENALEGIFQASTENRFIRVNAAMARIFGFDSPEEMVQSVTSIRDQIYVEASTRDEILNHFATGGTTGHFEFKAYRRDRQIIWVELDMRAVWDAEGKILYYEGLVQDITERKQREQAMQQQIEELRVEIDHEKRRQQVAEITETEYFQQLRREANYLRQRRQR from the coding sequence ATGAAAAATTCCGCTAGAGCCTTATCTCAACGATTCTCGACCGCATGGCAGCGGTTAAGTCTGCGTTGGAAATTTACCTTGGCCTTGGCTCTTGTGGCGCTCTTTCCAGCCGTGATTATTACCGAAGCCCTGATTCAGGTCAGTAATCATAACTTCGATCGTCAACTTGAGCAGCAACTGCGCTCTAGCTTGCAGGATTTGCAGTGGGAAATTGATAACTTGGCCTATGAGTCCCGCATTCAAGCCCTCTTGATTGCCAATGGGATGTATGTGCAGCACGTGGGTCAACCCCTCACCCGTATGATGAATCCCTCCACTATCCGCGATCTGCTTGAGGAGGTGGATACTACTGAGCGTCCCATGAATCTGATGCTGGTGAGCGATGCTAGTGGTCAGGTACTCGCCCAGCAAACAATGGTCTTGGCTAAAACGGGAGAGGCACTCCTTGACTTGACCCCCGAAACCCATTCCTACTATCGTCTCAGCTCACATCAAGCCAGCAGTATTGCTCACTTACCGATGTTTCAAGTGGCTCGCGATCGCCAGCAGATGATTAGCGGTCTGGTGCTCCTCAGTCGTGAGCAGTTACAAGAACTGGGCTTAGCCCAGCAGGCCAAGATCACATTGCGTCCTCAACCCATTGCAACTCTACCCGCCAAGCAACGGCCAGCCCCTGTGGGTACCTACCCCATTGCGGACGGCAATATTGGCTTACTGGCCTTTGCCGCAAAGCCTCTCTATGAAAACAACCAATTTCAGGGGCTAATTCTGACGGGCATTTTACTCAACAATATGCCGGATCTTGTGGATGCCACCACAGAATGGTCCACGGTAGATACGGTGGCAACAATTTTTGCCCAAGATTTGCGGATTGCCACCAATGTACCTTACACCGATGGTCAGACTCGCGCCCTTGGTACCCGCGTTGCTCGCGAAGTGGCCACTCAAGTGCTCAATCAGGGCAAAACGTTTTTCGGCACAACTGACATTTTGGGTTCTCCCTATGTAACGATCTACAGTCCATTGCAGGACTTTCGCCAGCAGCTCGATTTGCCGCATCCACCGCCCATTGGTATCGCCTTTGTGGGGAAGTCCCAAGCGTGGATTCATACCATGACCACCCAGAAACGGTTGGTGGCCTTTGCCATTACCCTTGGTGCCCTGTTGTTGGCCAGTGTTTGGGCCTATCTCACGGCCAATGCCATTGTCAAACCCATTCAATCCTTGGCGACTTCGACCCGCCGCGTGCAGGCAGGGGATTTGACGACACTGGTGCAGGTGCACTCCCTTGATGAGGTGGGAGAACTGGCCAATGCCTTTAATGCCATGATGCGCCAGTTGCGGATCTCTTTTGAGGAGTTAGCCCAGAAAAACCGCTCCCTTGAGCAGATTCGTGATGAACTGCTTGAGGCCAATGAACAGTTTGAGGCGGTACTCAATGCTGTACCGGGTACGATCTCGTGGATTAATGCCGAGGGCATCTATAAGGGGGTGAATCGCAAGTTGGCAGAAACCTTGAATTTGCCACCAGAGGCGTTTATTGGTCGTCCCTTGGGCTTTTTGCGTGAGGATAGAGAGTTGGCAGCCTTTATGCAGGAGTTTGTGGATTCTCCCGATCAATTTGCCTCACGGGTGATCTCCGTTAAGCGCAATAGTCAAACCGCATTTTACCTCGTGGCTTTGCAAAAATACATGCAGGGTACCCATACGGTTGCCGTCGGTATTGATATTAGCGATCGCATTCGCGCCGAGGAAGCACTGCGCATTGCTGAGGAAAACTACCGCAGTATTTTTGAGAATGCCCTTGAGGGGATTTTTCAGGCGTCAACAGAAAATCGGTTTATTCGGGTCAATGCCGCCATGGCCAGAATTTTTGGCTTTGACTCTCCTGAAGAAATGGTGCAGAGCGTCACCAGTATTCGCGACCAAATCTATGTGGAAGCCAGCACCCGTGATGAGATTCTGAATCATTTTGCGACTGGAGGAACAACGGGACATTTTGAATTCAAGGCCTATCGGCGCGATCGCCAGATCATCTGGGTTGAATTGGATATGCGGGCGGTCTGGGATGCCGAGGGCAAGATTCTCTACTATGAAGGATTGGTGCAGGACATTACTGAGCGCAAACAGCGTGAACAAGCGATGCAGCAGCAAATCGAAGAGCTAAGGGTGGAAATTGATCACGAAAAACGGCGGCAGCAGGTGGCCGAAATTACCGAAACGGAGTACTTTCAGCAATTACGCCGTGAGGCGAACTATTTGCGTCAGCGTCGCCAGCGCTAA
- a CDS encoding universal stress protein, whose translation MYKKILVAVDDSELGEQVFQTALDLAQHYQARMMLIHVLSPTNESYPDPIFTTPLASGVYVGLHEEVMRAYAEQWENFEQKGLDMLRNLTQIATEKGVPTEFTQALGDAGRAICDLAKDWESDLIVLGRRGLKGLSEFFLGSVSNYVLHNAPCSVLTVQRRRD comes from the coding sequence ATGTATAAAAAAATTCTCGTTGCCGTTGACGACAGTGAACTGGGAGAACAGGTCTTTCAAACGGCGCTGGATTTGGCACAGCACTACCAAGCCCGCATGATGCTCATTCATGTCCTCTCACCTACCAATGAATCCTATCCTGACCCGATCTTTACCACCCCCTTGGCTTCCGGGGTCTATGTAGGACTCCACGAGGAAGTGATGCGTGCCTATGCGGAGCAGTGGGAAAACTTTGAGCAAAAAGGCTTGGATATGCTGCGCAACCTCACCCAAATTGCCACTGAAAAAGGGGTGCCCACAGAATTTACCCAAGCCCTAGGGGATGCGGGTCGTGCCATTTGTGATCTGGCCAAAGATTGGGAAAGTGATTTGATTGTGCTGGGGCGGCGGGGTCTCAAGGGCTTGAGTGAATTTTTCCTCGGCAGTGTCAGCAACTATGTGCTCCACAACGCCCCCTGTTCTGTCCTCACCGTCCAGCGCCGCCGTGATTGA
- the thiL gene encoding thiamine-phosphate kinase — MLTLADCGELELIERLRPYCHRELIGDDAAVLSLPPGEQLIVSTDVLVEGVHFSLGMTDTPVTMTPVDVGWRSLAANLSDLAAMGALPLGLTVGLAAPRNCPVATIEGIYQGMAACAQAYGTSIIGGDTCRSSVLSLSITVLGSAPPERIIYRDRARVGDVIVVTGVHGASRAGLECLLYPQWASTVSAELRQAWIQAHQRPQPRLDIVQWLRQQVPPPRLAGMDSSDGLAAAVLQLCQASGVGAILWAEQIPMVGYSDRPQALNWALYGGEDFELVLCLAPDLAQELCRAAGEQAAIVGEMIPEKKVQLKLNGELLPLQPDQLFQHF; from the coding sequence ATGCTCACCCTCGCCGACTGTGGCGAACTGGAATTGATTGAGCGCCTGCGCCCCTATTGCCACAGGGAATTGATTGGCGATGATGCAGCGGTTTTGTCGCTACCCCCCGGTGAACAACTGATTGTGAGTACCGATGTCTTGGTTGAGGGGGTGCACTTTAGTTTAGGCATGACCGATACCCCCGTAACGATGACGCCGGTGGATGTGGGCTGGCGATCGCTGGCCGCCAATTTATCCGACCTTGCAGCCATGGGGGCATTGCCCTTGGGGTTAACGGTGGGTCTCGCGGCACCGCGCAACTGTCCTGTGGCAACGATTGAGGGCATTTACCAAGGGATGGCTGCCTGTGCTCAAGCCTACGGCACTAGTATTATCGGTGGTGATACCTGTCGCTCTAGCGTTCTCAGTCTCAGCATCACGGTCTTGGGCAGTGCGCCGCCAGAACGGATTATTTATCGCGATCGCGCCCGGGTGGGGGATGTCATTGTCGTGACGGGGGTTCATGGTGCCTCCCGCGCTGGTCTCGAGTGCCTTTTGTATCCGCAGTGGGCCAGTACTGTGTCCGCAGAACTACGGCAAGCGTGGATTCAAGCCCATCAACGCCCCCAACCTCGATTGGATATTGTCCAATGGTTGCGCCAACAGGTGCCCCCGCCGCGTCTTGCTGGCATGGATAGTAGTGATGGTCTAGCGGCTGCCGTCTTGCAACTCTGTCAAGCCAGTGGGGTGGGTGCGATTCTTTGGGCAGAGCAAATTCCGATGGTGGGCTATAGCGATCGCCCGCAGGCCTTGAACTGGGCCCTCTATGGCGGTGAAGATTTTGAGCTGGTGTTGTGTCTTGCCCCAGACTTGGCTCAAGAGCTCTGTAGGGCAGCGGGTGAGCAAGCCGCCATTGTTGGGGAAATGATTCCTGAAAAGAAAGTGCAACTCAAGCTCAATGGTGAATTATTGCCCCTGCAGCCCGATCAACTTTTTCAGCACTTTTAG
- a CDS encoding TIGR02652 family protein: MISSGSHYPIFGPEIRCPHCRQVIPALTLTDTYLCPRHGPFEADAKTGELMHLQSGRIWRLWDGEWYRQHTHPDGIRFEIHDALDRLYTQGYRATKVIIAERYRDLFCAYLERSTPWRGPTDPQMLRLFGLPVEFSPPASQEERWDVINFDLEKEPGAPIRPPYFRMFD; encoded by the coding sequence ATGATCTCATCCGGCTCTCACTACCCGATCTTTGGTCCTGAAATCCGTTGTCCCCACTGTCGGCAAGTCATTCCCGCCCTGACCCTCACCGATACTTATCTGTGCCCGCGCCACGGTCCCTTTGAAGCCGATGCCAAAACGGGGGAATTAATGCACCTGCAATCTGGCCGCATTTGGCGCCTCTGGGACGGCGAATGGTATCGCCAGCACACCCACCCCGACGGGATTCGCTTTGAAATTCACGATGCCCTCGATCGCCTCTACACCCAAGGCTACCGTGCCACCAAAGTCATTATTGCCGAACGCTATCGGGATCTCTTTTGTGCCTACCTCGAACGCAGTACCCCTTGGCGAGGCCCCACAGATCCCCAAATGCTGCGCCTCTTTGGTTTGCCCGTTGAGTTTAGCCCCCCCGCTAGCCAAGAGGAGCGCTGGGATGTGATTAACTTTGATCTCGAAAAAGAACCCGGCGCCCCCATTCGTCCCCCCTATTTTCGGATGTTTGACTAG
- a CDS encoding tRNA-(ms[2]io[6]A)-hydroxylase, with protein MCSTTPPVLSSPSSAAVIETPVRIKFLVQPTRPEWVEQAIAHLDTILLDHSHCERKAASVAINLMFRYPSHKRLVDALTDIAQEELDHFRQVNQQLERRHISLAPLSAPPYASRLNAAVCPQEPQRFLDTLLVCALIEARSHERLQLLAQHCPDRELAEFFASLVTSEARHYGTYWYLAYESFGQEVVAERLQQLAALESEILSTPYPLPRIHS; from the coding sequence ATGTGCTCCACAACGCCCCCTGTTCTGTCCTCACCGTCCAGCGCCGCCGTGATTGAGACGCCCGTTCGCATTAAGTTTCTTGTGCAACCTACCCGTCCTGAGTGGGTAGAGCAGGCGATCGCTCACCTAGATACGATTTTGCTCGATCACTCCCACTGTGAGCGCAAAGCCGCTAGTGTTGCCATTAACTTAATGTTTCGCTATCCTTCCCACAAGCGATTGGTGGATGCCCTCACCGATATTGCCCAAGAGGAACTCGATCACTTCCGTCAAGTCAATCAGCAACTGGAACGCCGCCACATTTCCCTTGCCCCCCTCAGTGCACCCCCCTACGCCTCTCGCTTGAATGCCGCTGTCTGCCCGCAGGAACCCCAGCGCTTCTTGGATACCCTATTGGTTTGCGCATTGATTGAAGCTCGCAGCCACGAACGATTGCAACTGCTGGCTCAGCATTGCCCAGATCGGGAGTTAGCAGAATTTTTTGCCAGCCTTGTGACCTCTGAGGCACGTCACTATGGCACCTATTGGTACTTGGCCTATGAGTCCTTTGGCCAAGAGGTGGTGGCAGAGCGATTGCAGCAGTTGGCTGCCCTTGAGAGTGAGATTCTCAGCACGCCCTACCCCTTGCCGCGGATTCACAGCTAG
- a CDS encoding phycobilisome rod-core linker polypeptide: MVVKASGGSSVARPQLYQTVPVSTIIQAEQQDRFLNRGELDELAVYLRSGAKRLEIATTLTRNADIIVSRAANRIFVGGSPMAFLSRPQTEEAPQFTTGARGEAIDMKEAMKLGTATYVDTRGGFLEGLRSVFSASGGGAPVGFKPINIARYGPARMEKSLRDLDWFLRYTTYAIVAGDPNILAVNTRGLREIIEAACSTDATIAALQEMRRAALSYFEKDAEAKGIVETYFEVLINEFIAPAPSDKVRQRNSTDLQGLQLPQIYFNAAERRPKFVMKPGLSAAEKNEVVKAAYRQIFERDISRAYGLGISDLESKVKNGSISMKEFIRQLAKSPLYRKNFYEPYINSRALELAFRHILGRGPSSREEVQTYFAIISKGGLPALVDALVDSKEYSDYFGEETVPYLRGLGQEAQECRNWGAQQDLFKYSAPFRKVPQFITTFAAQDQPLPDQHPYGAGNDPLEIQFGAIFPKEKKNPNARPQPFNKDTRRILITRGPGINNQVSNPAARGVAPGSLGPKVFKLDQLPSINARIGKRSIATGGDSVKFAESSTQRVIRAAYLQVFGRDVYEGQRQKVAEIKLENGEISVREFVRILAKSNLFRSLYWTPLYVTKAIEYIHRRLLGRPTYGRQEMNAYFDIASKKGLYGLVDAIIDSQEYSEAFGEDTVPYERYITPQGLALRSLRAGTIGETGVPPEKEETPRFVELGAVTELRTEPAIEFRANQGVSKRRDQTKVFKLTDLNDKQNLQLVIQAAYRQVFERDVAPYIVRDEFTALESKLSNGEITLKEFIEGLGCSELYQKEFYTPYPNTKVIELGTKHFLGRAPLDQAEIRRYNQILATQGLKAFVQALVSSAEYAEAFGEDTVPYRRFPTLPAANFPNTEKLHNQLTKQSDAIVVPSFAPVKPRLDNTKLPLLSRAIAEQEAKARQADPSKPRFIELGRSFRNGDGQSVEVGVGTSRRRPARIFRMTVGAPSAEVELLINAIYCQVMDVFSGQVPSQFRRPDLESRLRNGEITVREFVRTLASSEIYRNRFYTPYPNTKVIEFLFRHLLGRAPATQAEIRQYNKILADQGLKAAVETMVNSPEYSRYFGEDVVPYKRFPTLPAGNYIGSVKADADLVKQSWSSLSPSLVGIQPSHRD, encoded by the coding sequence ATGGTTGTCAAAGCAAGTGGTGGAAGCTCGGTTGCCCGCCCGCAACTTTATCAAACAGTCCCCGTTTCAACGATTATCCAAGCCGAACAGCAGGATCGCTTCCTGAATCGGGGTGAACTGGATGAACTCGCTGTTTATCTGCGCTCTGGGGCAAAACGCCTTGAAATTGCCACCACCCTCACCCGCAACGCCGACATCATTGTTTCCCGTGCTGCCAACCGCATCTTTGTCGGTGGTTCCCCCATGGCCTTCCTCTCCCGTCCCCAAACTGAAGAAGCCCCCCAATTCACCACTGGGGCAAGGGGCGAAGCCATTGACATGAAAGAAGCTATGAAGTTGGGAACCGCAACCTATGTGGACACCCGTGGTGGATTCCTAGAGGGCTTGCGCTCCGTCTTTAGTGCCTCTGGTGGTGGTGCACCCGTGGGCTTCAAGCCGATCAACATTGCCCGCTATGGCCCTGCCCGCATGGAAAAATCCCTGCGCGACTTGGATTGGTTCCTCCGCTATACCACCTATGCCATTGTGGCTGGCGATCCCAACATTCTGGCGGTGAATACGCGCGGCTTGCGAGAAATTATTGAGGCTGCTTGCTCCACTGATGCCACCATTGCTGCCCTACAGGAAATGCGGCGGGCGGCTCTTAGCTACTTTGAAAAAGACGCTGAAGCCAAGGGCATTGTGGAAACCTACTTTGAAGTTCTGATCAACGAATTTATTGCCCCTGCCCCCTCCGATAAGGTGCGGCAGCGCAACTCCACGGATCTTCAAGGTCTGCAACTACCCCAGATTTACTTCAATGCCGCCGAACGCCGTCCCAAATTTGTGATGAAGCCGGGGCTATCCGCTGCCGAGAAAAACGAAGTGGTCAAAGCCGCCTATCGGCAAATCTTTGAACGCGACATCTCCCGTGCCTACGGCTTGGGCATCTCTGACCTAGAATCCAAGGTGAAAAATGGCTCCATCTCCATGAAGGAGTTCATCCGCCAACTGGCCAAATCGCCCCTCTATCGCAAAAACTTCTACGAACCCTATATCAACAGCCGTGCTCTCGAACTGGCCTTCCGCCATATTTTGGGTCGTGGGCCTTCGAGCCGTGAGGAAGTGCAAACCTACTTTGCCATTATTTCCAAAGGGGGTCTTCCAGCCTTAGTGGATGCCCTTGTGGATTCCAAGGAATACAGCGACTACTTTGGTGAAGAGACGGTGCCCTATCTGCGGGGTCTGGGTCAAGAGGCTCAAGAGTGCCGCAACTGGGGTGCCCAACAGGATCTCTTCAAGTACAGTGCTCCCTTCCGTAAAGTCCCGCAATTCATCACCACCTTTGCCGCTCAGGATCAGCCGCTGCCGGATCAACACCCCTACGGTGCGGGCAACGATCCCTTGGAAATTCAGTTTGGCGCCATCTTCCCAAAAGAGAAGAAAAATCCCAATGCTCGCCCCCAACCCTTCAACAAAGACACCCGCCGCATTCTCATTACGCGCGGGCCAGGGATCAACAATCAGGTGAGCAATCCCGCAGCGCGTGGGGTCGCCCCCGGCAGCCTAGGGCCAAAAGTCTTCAAACTGGATCAGCTGCCCAGCATCAATGCCCGCATTGGCAAACGCTCGATCGCCACGGGCGGCGACAGTGTCAAATTTGCTGAAAGTTCGACCCAGCGGGTGATTCGTGCCGCTTATCTGCAAGTCTTTGGCCGCGATGTCTATGAAGGGCAGCGCCAAAAAGTGGCCGAGATCAAACTGGAAAATGGTGAAATCTCTGTGCGTGAATTTGTGCGGATTTTGGCCAAGTCAAACCTCTTCCGCAGCCTCTACTGGACACCGCTGTACGTCACGAAGGCGATTGAATATATTCACCGTCGCCTCTTGGGTCGTCCCACCTATGGTCGCCAAGAGATGAATGCCTACTTCGACATTGCCTCGAAGAAAGGTCTCTATGGCTTGGTGGATGCGATCATTGACAGCCAAGAGTACAGCGAAGCCTTTGGCGAAGATACGGTTCCCTACGAGCGCTACATTACGCCCCAAGGTTTGGCTCTGCGATCGCTCCGCGCTGGCACGATTGGTGAAACTGGCGTACCCCCTGAAAAAGAAGAAACACCTCGCTTTGTCGAACTGGGGGCGGTGACCGAACTGCGAACCGAGCCAGCAATTGAATTCCGTGCCAATCAAGGGGTGAGCAAGCGCCGCGACCAAACCAAGGTCTTTAAGCTCACGGATCTCAATGACAAGCAAAATCTGCAACTAGTGATTCAGGCGGCCTATCGTCAGGTCTTTGAGCGGGATGTGGCGCCCTACATTGTCCGCGATGAATTTACCGCCCTTGAATCGAAGCTCAGCAACGGCGAGATCACCCTCAAGGAGTTTATCGAGGGCTTGGGTTGCTCGGAACTCTATCAGAAGGAGTTCTACACCCCCTACCCCAACACCAAGGTGATCGAACTGGGCACCAAGCACTTCTTGGGTCGGGCGCCCCTTGATCAAGCGGAAATTCGCCGCTACAACCAAATTCTTGCCACCCAAGGCTTAAAGGCCTTTGTCCAAGCCCTTGTCAGTAGTGCTGAATACGCTGAAGCCTTTGGTGAAGATACGGTGCCCTATCGTCGCTTCCCCACCCTGCCGGCGGCCAACTTCCCCAACACTGAGAAATTGCACAATCAACTCACAAAGCAAAGTGATGCGATTGTCGTGCCCAGCTTCGCACCTGTGAAACCTCGCCTCGATAACACGAAGCTGCCGCTCCTCAGTCGGGCGATCGCCGAGCAAGAGGCCAAAGCGCGTCAAGCGGATCCCAGCAAACCCCGCTTTATCGAATTGGGACGCTCCTTCCGCAATGGCGATGGTCAATCAGTGGAAGTGGGGGTCGGTACCAGCCGCCGCCGTCCTGCTCGCATTTTCCGCATGACCGTGGGTGCCCCTAGTGCTGAAGTGGAACTGCTGATCAATGCCATCTACTGCCAAGTGATGGATGTCTTCAGTGGCCAAGTGCCCAGCCAGTTCCGGCGCCCTGATCTCGAGAGCCGCCTGCGCAACGGTGAAATTACCGTCCGCGAGTTTGTGCGTACCTTGGCCAGCTCGGAGATCTATCGCAACCGCTTCTACACCCCCTATCCCAACACCAAGGTGATTGAATTCCTCTTCCGTCACCTCCTCGGTCGCGCCCCGGCCACCCAAGCGGAAATTCGCCAATACAACAAAATCTTGGCGGATCAAGGCCTCAAGGCTGCTGTCGAAACGATGGTGAATAGCCCTGAGTACAGCCGCTACTTTGGCGAAGATGTCGTGCCCTACAAACGCTTCCCCACCCTGCCAGCGGGCAACTACATTGGCAGTGTCAAGGCCGATGCCGACTTGGTGAAGCAGTCTTGGTCAAGCCTCTCGCCCTCGTTGGTGGGGATTCAGCCAAGCCACCGCGACTAG
- the rpe gene encoding ribulose-phosphate 3-epimerase, with amino-acid sequence MSAKPVVIAPSILSADFSRLGEEIQAVDRAGADWIHVDVMDGRFVPNITIGPLIVEAIRPLTQKPLDVHLMIVEPEKYVADFAKAGADIISVHAEHNASPHLHRTLCQIRELGKQAGVVLNPSSPLELIEYVLDVCDLVLIMSVNPGFGGQKFIPAVLPKIRRLRQLCEERGLDPWIEVDGGLKADNTWQVLEAGANAIVAGSAVFKAPDYAAAIAGIRHSKRPSPELVTA; translated from the coding sequence ATGAGTGCTAAGCCCGTCGTGATTGCTCCCTCCATTCTCTCTGCGGACTTCAGTCGTTTGGGTGAAGAGATCCAAGCGGTGGATCGGGCGGGAGCCGACTGGATCCATGTCGACGTCATGGATGGTCGTTTTGTTCCCAATATCACGATTGGGCCATTGATTGTTGAGGCGATTCGCCCCTTGACCCAAAAGCCCCTCGATGTGCACTTAATGATCGTCGAGCCAGAAAAATATGTGGCCGATTTTGCCAAGGCCGGTGCAGATATTATCTCTGTCCATGCTGAACACAATGCCTCGCCTCACCTGCATCGCACCCTTTGTCAAATCCGCGAACTGGGCAAACAGGCAGGGGTAGTACTCAATCCCTCTAGCCCTCTTGAACTCATTGAGTACGTCCTCGATGTTTGTGACCTCGTCTTGATTATGAGTGTTAACCCCGGCTTTGGGGGTCAGAAGTTTATTCCAGCAGTGCTGCCAAAAATTCGACGACTACGGCAACTGTGCGAAGAGCGCGGTTTAGACCCATGGATCGAAGTGGATGGCGGTCTCAAGGCGGACAATACGTGGCAAGTTCTCGAGGCCGGTGCCAATGCCATTGTGGCCGGTTCAGCGGTCTTCAAGGCACCGGATTACGCAGCAGCGATCGCGGGCATCCGCCATAGCAAACGTCCTAGTCCTGAGTTGGTGACTGCTTAG